From the Musa acuminata AAA Group cultivar baxijiao chromosome BXJ1-2, Cavendish_Baxijiao_AAA, whole genome shotgun sequence genome, one window contains:
- the LOC135609542 gene encoding protein GRIM REAPER-like, which produces MATTCLSPRRLLVTLLLLALASVTPQRSDAAEVRVPRARTRFLAQEAVKKGDRCDPVTNNRCSVLQAKDGTQLLYCCKKHCRNVLSDRNNCGACGVRCGFGQLCCKGKCTAVAYDVNNCGKCGTVCQPGLRCEYGSCGYA; this is translated from the coding sequence aTGGCCACCACCTGCCTCTCTCCCCGGCGTCTGCTCGTCACCCTTCTCCTGCTCGCTCTCGCGTCGGTCACACCACAACGTAGCGACGCGGCTGAGGTCAGGGTTCCGCGTGCACGGACTCGATTCCTGGCGCAGGAGGCCGTGAAGAAGGGCGACCGGTGCGACCCGGTCACCAACAACAGATGCTCAGTGCTGCAGGCCAAGGACGGCACGCAGCTCCTCTACTGCTGCAAGAAGCACTGCCGCAACGTGCTCAGCGACCGCAACAACTGCGGCGCCTGCGGCGTCCGGTGCGGCTTCGGGCAGTTGTGCTGCAAGGGGAAGTGCACCGCCGTGGCCTACGACGTCAACAACTGCGGCAAGTGCGGCACCGTGTGCCAGCCGGGGTTGCGATGCGAGTATGGTAGTTGTGGCTATGCCTGA
- the LOC135609538 gene encoding transcription repressor MYB5-like, whose protein sequence is MDDKSVWPPHKILCASQEITFIQLMVPTAVGMRCKAREGGAGEKKRKVNNSKTATYRQIYTGVDQLEEAKRRREMRNPLGSLAAEEGQQQQQRRGVSTPTPCCSKVGMKRGPWTAEEDEVLASFVRREGEGRWRTLPKRAGLLRCGKSCRLRWMNYLRPSIKHGPITPDEEDIILRLHRLLGNRWSLIAGRIPGRTDNEIKNYWNTHLSRKLIKQGIDPRTHKPFTFSTNPNPTLPSTPPPRHPTANPDPTPFAPPAPVTTGGGYFNVGCQNSEEGRKGADGCTVDFFSDLFDPFIHDDILMQQHHNAVNNHTDNSNSNNKLVEMLDPMGASLVPSFGFEGLWEDPFTYFG, encoded by the exons ATGGATGACAAGTCTGTTTGGCCCCCACATAAGATATTGTGTGCGTCACAAGAGATTACGTTTATCCAGTTGATGGTCCCGACCGCGGTCGGCATGCGTTGCAAAGCTCGGGAGGGCGGGGCGggggagaagaaaaggaaggtaAATAACAGCAAGACAGCAACCTATAGACAGATATATACGGGAGTAGATCAGCTGGAGGAGGCGAAGAGGAGAAGGGAGATGAGGAATCCCTTGGGGTCGTTGGCTGCGGAGGaggggcagcagcagcagcagcggcggggaGTGTCGACGCCCACGCCGTGCTGCAGCAAGGTGGGAATGAAGCGCGGCCCGTGGACGGCGGAGGAGGACGAGGTGCTGGCTAGCTTCGtgaggagggagggggaggggcgGTGGCGGACGCTGCCCAAGCGCGCCGGGCTGCTCCGCTGCGGCAAGAGCTGTCGCCTCCGCTGGATGAACTACCTCCGCCCCTCCATCAAGCACGGCCCCATCACCCCCGACGAGGAAGATATCATCCTCCGCCTCCACCGCCTCCTCGGCAACCG GTGGTCGCTGATAGCTGGGAGAATACCGGGGCGCacagacaacgagatcaagaactactggaacacccacCTCAGCAGGAAGCTCATCAAGCAAGGCATAGATCCCCGCACTCACAAGCCCTTCACCTTCTCCACCAATCCCAACCCGACTCTGCCATCAACGCCACCACCACGTCATCCTACCGCGAACCCCGATCCCACACCTTTTGCTCCTCCAGCACCGGTCACCACTGGCGGCGGGTACTTCAACGTGGGATGCCAGAACAGCGAGGAAGGGAGGAAGGGAGCCGATGGCTGCACTGTTGATTTCTTCTCTGATCTCTTTGATCCCTTCATCCACGATGACATCTTGATGCAGCAGCATCACAATGCTGTCAACAATCACACTGAtaacagcaacagcaacaacaagcTCGTTGAGATGCTTGATCCTATGGGTGCATCACTGGTTCCAAGCTTTGGGTTTGAAGGTCTGTGGGAAGATCCCTTCACTTACTTTGGTTAG
- the LOC135609549 gene encoding profilin-like isoform X1, whose protein sequence is MSWQAYVDDHLMCEIDGQHLTAAAILGHDGSVWAQSASFPQFKPEEITAIMTDFDEPGSLAPTGLYLGGTKYMVIQGEPGAVIRGKKGTGGVTVKKTNLALIIGIYDEPMTGGQCNMVVERLVAESKIIIEMRIAKALAHCLRSS, encoded by the exons ATGTCGTGGCAAGCATACGTCGACGACCATCTGATGTGCGAGATCGACGGGCAGCATCTCACGGCGGCCGCCATCCTCGGCCACGACGGCAGTGTCTGGGCACAGAGCGCTTCCTTCCCTCAG TTTAAACCAGAAGAGATTACTGCAATCATGACCGACTTTGATGAGCCAGGGTCTCTTGCACCAACTGGGTTATATCTTGGTGGGACAAAGTACATGGTAATCCAAGGCGAGCCAGGTGCTGTTATTCGAGGGAAGAAG GGTACTGGTGGTGTCACTGTCAAGAAAACCAATCTGGCCTTGATCATTGGCATATACGATGAACCAATGACGGGTGGCCAGTGCAACATGGTCGTCGAGAGGCTTG TTGCAGAGTCCAAGATTATCATTGAGATGAGGATCGCCAAGGCCTTGGCACATTGCTTGCGGAGCAGTTAG
- the LOC135609549 gene encoding profilin-like isoform X2 — MSWQAYVDDHLMCEIDGQHLTAAAILGHDGSVWAQSASFPQFKPEEITAIMTDFDEPGSLAPTGLYLGGTKYMVIQGEPGAVIRGKKGTGGVTVKKTNLALIIGIYDEPMTGGQCNMVVERLESKIIIEMRIAKALAHCLRSS; from the exons ATGTCGTGGCAAGCATACGTCGACGACCATCTGATGTGCGAGATCGACGGGCAGCATCTCACGGCGGCCGCCATCCTCGGCCACGACGGCAGTGTCTGGGCACAGAGCGCTTCCTTCCCTCAG TTTAAACCAGAAGAGATTACTGCAATCATGACCGACTTTGATGAGCCAGGGTCTCTTGCACCAACTGGGTTATATCTTGGTGGGACAAAGTACATGGTAATCCAAGGCGAGCCAGGTGCTGTTATTCGAGGGAAGAAG GGTACTGGTGGTGTCACTGTCAAGAAAACCAATCTGGCCTTGATCATTGGCATATACGATGAACCAATGACGGGTGGCCAGTGCAACATGGTCGTCGAGAGGCTTG AGTCCAAGATTATCATTGAGATGAGGATCGCCAAGGCCTTGGCACATTGCTTGCGGAGCAGTTAG
- the LOC135609549 gene encoding profilin-like isoform X3: MSWQAYVDDHLMCEIDGQHLTAAAILGHDGSVWAQSASFPQFKPEEITAIMTDFDEPGSLAPTGLYLGGTKYMVIQGEPGAVIRGKKGTGGVTVKKTNLALIIGIYDEPMTGGQCNMVVERLETICLSCRVQDYH; the protein is encoded by the exons ATGTCGTGGCAAGCATACGTCGACGACCATCTGATGTGCGAGATCGACGGGCAGCATCTCACGGCGGCCGCCATCCTCGGCCACGACGGCAGTGTCTGGGCACAGAGCGCTTCCTTCCCTCAG TTTAAACCAGAAGAGATTACTGCAATCATGACCGACTTTGATGAGCCAGGGTCTCTTGCACCAACTGGGTTATATCTTGGTGGGACAAAGTACATGGTAATCCAAGGCGAGCCAGGTGCTGTTATTCGAGGGAAGAAG GGTACTGGTGGTGTCACTGTCAAGAAAACCAATCTGGCCTTGATCATTGGCATATACGATGAACCAATGACGGGTGGCCAGTGCAACATGGTCGTCGAGAGGCTTG AGACAATTTGTCTTAGTTGCAGAGTCCAAGATTATCATTGA
- the LOC135609549 gene encoding profilin-like isoform X4, with product MSWQAYVDDHLMCEIDGQHLTAAAILGHDGSVWAQSASFPQFKPEEITAIMTDFDEPGSLAPTGLYLGGTKYMVIQGEPGAVIRGKKGTGGVTVKKTNLALIIGIYDEPMTGGQCNMVVERLGDYLYDQAF from the exons ATGTCGTGGCAAGCATACGTCGACGACCATCTGATGTGCGAGATCGACGGGCAGCATCTCACGGCGGCCGCCATCCTCGGCCACGACGGCAGTGTCTGGGCACAGAGCGCTTCCTTCCCTCAG TTTAAACCAGAAGAGATTACTGCAATCATGACCGACTTTGATGAGCCAGGGTCTCTTGCACCAACTGGGTTATATCTTGGTGGGACAAAGTACATGGTAATCCAAGGCGAGCCAGGTGCTGTTATTCGAGGGAAGAAG GGTACTGGTGGTGTCACTGTCAAGAAAACCAATCTGGCCTTGATCATTGGCATATACGATGAACCAATGACGGGTGGCCAGTGCAACATGGTCGTCGAGAGGCTTGGTGATTATCTTTATGACCAGGCTTTTTAA
- the LOC135609564 gene encoding deSI-like protein At4g17486 isoform X1 codes for MGSVMSSGGSPSKGNAALSPVVLNVYDLTPLNNYVRWLGIGIFHSGIEVHELEYGFGAHDFPTSGVFEVEPKTCPGFLYRCSILLGHTSMPPSEFQAFIESIATEYHGDTYHLISKNCNHFTDDVSKRLTGRPIPLWVNRLAGLGAICNCLLPESLRLPAVKQIAEYQGLSEDGSEFLSVITATTHDPLESDDADQEKYLFLRSGVGGGLLLRKREVPLLLVGNHQADAKEIMIFLFTDSKGGLLPHKKLLLLPGEEKRDVKEWDVSRRSIESSLLQSSTNFQANIKDWKNDRLEY; via the exons ATGGGGTCCGTTATGTCCTCGGGGGGGTCGCCTTCCAAAGGCAATGCCGCTCTAAGCCCCGTGGTGCTCAACGTCTACGATCTCACCCCCTTGAACAACTACGTGCGGTGGCTCGGCATCGGCATCTTTCACTCCGGCATCGAAG TCCATGAACTGGAGTATGGGTTTGGAGCACATGATTTCCCTACGAGCGGTGTGTTTGAGGTGGAACCAAAGACTTGCCCGGGTTTTCTATATAGATGTTCCATTTTGTTgggtcatacaagtatgcctcCATCTGAGTTTCAGGCATTTATAGAAAGCATTGCCACAGAGTATCATGGAGACACCTATCACCTCATTTCAAAAAATTGCAATCACTTCACAGATGATGTCAGCAAGAGACTGACAGGAAGACCAATTCCACTGTGGGTTAACAGGCTTGCAGGACTAG GTGCAATTTGTAATTGTCTACTACCTGAAAGCCTTCGTTTGCCAGCTGTCAAACAGATAGCCGAATACCAGGGTTTATCAG AGGATGGATCGGAGTTCTTGTCAGTGATCACCGCGACCACACATGATCCTCTAGAGAGTGATGATGCAGATCaagagaaatatctttttttGCGATCTG GTGTTGGAGGGGGATTACTGCTTCGCAAGAGAGAAGTACCGCTGCTCCTCGTCGGTAATCATCAAGCTGATGCAAAAGAAATCATGATCTTTTTGTTTACAGATAGTAAAGGAGGTCTGCTGCCACATAAAAAATTACTACTGCTTCCTGGTGAAGAG AAAAGAGATGTAAAAGAGTGGGATGTTTCCCGGAGATCCATTGAGAGCTCTCTCCTGCAGTCATCCACAAATTTTCAAGCTAACATCAAAGACTGGaagaatgatcgattggaatactAG
- the LOC135609564 gene encoding deSI-like protein At4g17486 isoform X2 produces the protein MGSVMSSGGSPSKGNAALSPVVLNVYDLTPLNNYVRWLGIGIFHSGIEVHELEYGFGAHDFPTSGVFEAFIESIATEYHGDTYHLISKNCNHFTDDVSKRLTGRPIPLWVNRLAGLGAICNCLLPESLRLPAVKQIAEYQGLSEDGSEFLSVITATTHDPLESDDADQEKYLFLRSGVGGGLLLRKREVPLLLVGNHQADAKEIMIFLFTDSKGGLLPHKKLLLLPGEEKRDVKEWDVSRRSIESSLLQSSTNFQANIKDWKNDRLEY, from the exons ATGGGGTCCGTTATGTCCTCGGGGGGGTCGCCTTCCAAAGGCAATGCCGCTCTAAGCCCCGTGGTGCTCAACGTCTACGATCTCACCCCCTTGAACAACTACGTGCGGTGGCTCGGCATCGGCATCTTTCACTCCGGCATCGAAG TCCATGAACTGGAGTATGGGTTTGGAGCACATGATTTCCCTACGAGCGGTGTGTTTGAG GCATTTATAGAAAGCATTGCCACAGAGTATCATGGAGACACCTATCACCTCATTTCAAAAAATTGCAATCACTTCACAGATGATGTCAGCAAGAGACTGACAGGAAGACCAATTCCACTGTGGGTTAACAGGCTTGCAGGACTAG GTGCAATTTGTAATTGTCTACTACCTGAAAGCCTTCGTTTGCCAGCTGTCAAACAGATAGCCGAATACCAGGGTTTATCAG AGGATGGATCGGAGTTCTTGTCAGTGATCACCGCGACCACACATGATCCTCTAGAGAGTGATGATGCAGATCaagagaaatatctttttttGCGATCTG GTGTTGGAGGGGGATTACTGCTTCGCAAGAGAGAAGTACCGCTGCTCCTCGTCGGTAATCATCAAGCTGATGCAAAAGAAATCATGATCTTTTTGTTTACAGATAGTAAAGGAGGTCTGCTGCCACATAAAAAATTACTACTGCTTCCTGGTGAAGAG AAAAGAGATGTAAAAGAGTGGGATGTTTCCCGGAGATCCATTGAGAGCTCTCTCCTGCAGTCATCCACAAATTTTCAAGCTAACATCAAAGACTGGaagaatgatcgattggaatactAG
- the LOC135613275 gene encoding serine/threonine-protein kinase Aurora-1-like, with product MPIAAEPQQAEKSPPKVSAAERRWKVDDFDIGKPLGRGKFGHVYLAREKRSNQIVALKVLFKSQLKQSQVEHQVRREVEIQSHLRHPNILRLYGYFYDEARVYLLLEYAEKGELYKELQKCTYFSERRTATYISSLARALIYLHGKHVIHRDIKPENILIGLQGELKIADFGWSVRAFNRRQTMCGTLDYLPPEMVESAEHDANVDIWSLGILCYEFLYGVPPFEAKEHSDTYIRIVNVDLKFPSIPIVSPGAKDLISQMLVKDSSQRLPLHRLLQHPWIVQNANPSGVYSV from the exons ATGCCGATCGCCGCCGAGCCACAGCAAGCAGAGAAG TCTCCTCCGAAGGTTTCAGCCGCGGAGAGGCGATGGAAGGTTGATGATTTTGATATCGGCAAGCCTCTCGGAAGAGGAAAGTTTGGTCATGTCTACCTGGCCAGGGAAAAGAGG AGTAACCAAATTGTGGCATTGAAAGTGCTCTTCAAGAGCCAGCTCAAACAATCTCAAGTCGAGCATCAGGTGCGGCGTGAAGTGGAGATACAGAGTCACCTCCGGCATCCAAACATACTGCGCCTATACGGTTATTTCTATGATGAG GCTCGTGTTTACTTGCTATTAGAATATGCGGAAAAAGGTGAACTTTACAAGGAATTGCAGAAGTGCACATACTTCAGTGAAAGGCGCACCGCTACT TACATTTCATCTTTAGCGCGAGCTTTGATATACCTCCATGGGAAGCATGTGATACATAGAGATATCAAGCCAGAGAATATACTGATCGGGCTTCAG GGTGAGCTGAAAATTGCGGATTTTGGGTGGTCAGTTCGCGCGTTCAACCGCAGGCAGACCATGTGTGGAACACTGGATTACCTTCCACCTGAAATGG TGGAAAGTGCAGAACATGATGCTAATGTGGATATTTGGAGCTTGGGCATATTATGCTACGAGTTCCTTTATGGGGTTCCCCCATTTGAAGCAAAGGAACATTCAGATACATACATAAG GATAGTAAATGTTGATCTCAAGTTTCCCTCGATACCAATTGTTTCTCCTGGTGCAAAGGACCTTATCAGCCAG ATGCTTGTCAAAGATTCATCACAACGACTTCCACTTCACAGGCTGCTTCAGCATCCATGGATTGTCCAAAATGCAAATCCTTCGGGTGTTTACAGCGTCTGA
- the LOC135613291 gene encoding GDSL esterase/lipase At1g29670-like, whose protein sequence is MAETPVWLLFMAFASLPLLPWCKGGDEAAVKGMFVFGSSLVDNGNNNFLRNSKARADYSPYGIDFPWGPSGRFSNGRNPVDVLGQLLMLPSLIPPFADPKTKGRRIVHGVNYASGGSGILDHTGSLTGEVMNLSSQIGNFEDKTLPELKAQLGNGGSRRVVANRFLSQYLFVVGTGGNDYLLNYFAGDAKNSTTLSEFTHDLVSILSSQLKKLYDLGARKFVLFSIQAMGCVPVVRANVPTAKGGCVEAMNEAAILFNSHLRRLADASRRRRMPGSFVVYVNSYKIIRDIINNPIRSGFSETSDACCELSSAMEDGRGILCRRGGRACGDRDSHVFFDGLHPTDAVNMRIAVKAYGSNLKAEAYPMNVGHLARLSM, encoded by the exons ATGGCGGAAACACCGGTATGGCTACTCTTCATGGCCTTCGCCTCACTGCCGCTGCTTCCTTGGTGCAAAGGTGGCGACGAGGCGGCAGTGAAGGGGATGTTTGTGTTCGGGAGCTCGTTGGTGGACAACGGGAACAACAACTTCTTGAGGAACTCGAAAGCGAGGGCAGATTACTCGCCCTACGGGATCGACTTCCCTTGGGGTCCCTCGGGGAGGTTCTCCAATGGCAGAAATCCCGTCGACGTCCTCGGCCAGCTTCTGATGCTTCCTTCGCTGATACCGCCCTTCGCCGACCCCAAGACGAAGGGGAGAAGGATTGTTCATGGCGTCAACTACGCTTCCGGTGGCTCCGGGATCCTCGACCACACCGGTTCTCTGACC GGTGAAGTAATGAACTTGAGCAGCCAAATAGGGAACTTCGAGGACAAAACACTGCCTGAGTTGAAAGCTCAGCTTGGTAACGGCGGAAGCCGACGCGTCGTCGCGAACCGCTTCCTCTCCCAGTATTTATTCGTGGTTGGAACAGGTGGAAATGACTACCTCCTCAATTACTTCGCCGGCGATGCCAAGAACAGCACCACCTTGTCTGAATTCACCCACGACCTGGTTTCCATCTTGTCAAGCCAGCTCAAG AAGCTCTACGATCTTGGGGCGAGGAAATTCGTGCTGTTCTCGATTCAAGCCATGGGCTGCGTTCCGGTGGTGAGGGCGAACGTGCCCACGGCCAAGGGAGGCTGCGTCGAGGCCATGAACGAGGCCGCCATCCTCTTCAACTCCCACCTGAGACGGCTAGCCGACGCCTCTCGGAGGAGACGTATGCCCGGCTCCTTCGTGGTGTACGTCAACTCGTACAAGATCATCAGAGACATCATCAACAACCCCATTCGAAGCG GTTTCTCGGAGACGAGCGATGCGTGCTGCGAGCTGTCGTCGGCCATGGAAGACGGGAGAGGGATACTGTGCCGAAGAGGAGGGCGTGCCTGCGGCGATCGCGACTCCCATGTCTTCTTCGACGGGCTTCACCCTACAGATGCTGTCAATATGAGGATAGCAGTGAAGGCTTATGGATCTAATCTGAAGGCCGAAGCTTACCCCATGAACGTAGGACATTTAGCGAGGTTATCTATGTAG
- the LOC135584389 gene encoding BEL1-like homeodomain protein 4 isoform X1 has protein sequence MESDIFNGSLSVFNHNLMILDSASSYVLSDSLVQSSLPHHNSHRQILQEVTDDIHLIRNDSMECSDVPSSRYINQTGNASCSIASLFSSTTCLPENIIRVDATSNLGFPPEELRVPISNNLPHSASPHCDFGIQHDPGLLASKNEATLFAELDYSKTCSVVHPSYHVTGSSGPGWNFHNSAPDGELCLRIGQSSVPDMGNVADQCSERIKSADNSNLPTDFGACNHAFRKSLHDFGSGMAREEATTHTEKFYSDVGSSGPVHFSLVLLRSKYLNAIQEVLGEAVSYALENASAAKMSFSSSCSSVREIPIPVSEELPLSFGQTEPLGSMDSGYSQEAKAQLLTLLQLVDHSYNHCLDQIQNAVTSFLCLSQSSTSENTPARFALHTVSSLYKSLRKRITSQILTIDQHPSIAWANENEGSYESSLIQKQWALRQLKKSGQQSWRPQRGLPEKSVSVLRAWLFENFLHPYPKDNEKHSLAIKSGLTKGQVSNWFINARVRIWKPMIEEMCAELNKKRADGGAGESRSHGNVGVQRLGSVSVE, from the exons ATGGAGAGTGATATCTTCAATGGCTCACTATCTGTCTTTAATCATAACCTTATGATTCTTGATTCAGCATCATCATATGTGCTTTCAGATTCTCTTGTGCAATCGAGCTTACCACATCACAACAGCCATAGGCAAATATTGCAAGAAGTTACGGATGACATACACTTGATAAGAAATGATTCCATGGAATGCAGTGATGTTCCATCTTCTAGATATATCAATCAAACTGGAAATGCCTCATGTTCCATTGCTAGCCTTTTCTCTTCCACCACTTGTTTGCCTGAAAATATCATCAGGGTTGATGCAACCTCCAATTTAGGATTTCCACCAGAAGAATTGAGAGTTCCTATCTCCAACAATTTGCCACATTCAGCCTCACCACATTGTGATTTCGGTATACAACATGATCCCGGTCTCCTTGCATCTAAAAATGAAGCCACTTTGTTTGCTGAACTTGATTATAGTAAAACATGTAGTGTGGTTCATCCATCTTATCATGTAACAGGCAGCTCAGGTCCTGGTTGGAATTTCCATAACTCTGCTCCAGATGGTGAACTGTGTCTGAGAATTGGCCAGTCTTCAGTTCCAGACATGGGCAATGTTGCTGATCAATGCTCTGAACGAATTAAGTCAGCAGACAATTCAAACCTACCTACTGATTTTGGAGCCTGCAATCATGCTTTTCGGAAGTCCCTGCATGATTTTGGCTCAGGAATGGCACGAGAGGAGGCTACTACTCACACCGAGAAGTTTTATTCAGACGTTGGTTCTTCTGGTCCAGTTCATTTCTCCCTTGTATTGTTACGATCAAAATATCTCAATGCGATCCAAGAAGTTCTTGGTGAAGCTGTCTCTTATGCGCTAGAAAATGCTAGTGCGGCAAAGATGTCCTTTTCTTCAAGCTGCTCCAGTGTAAGGGAAATTCCAATACCTGTTTCAGAAGAACTTCCTCTTTCATTCGGACAAACTGAACCCCTCGGAAGTATGGATAGTGGATATTCTCAGGAAGCTAAAGCTCAGCTACTAACACTGCTTCAGTTG GTTGACCACAGTTACAACCACTGCTTAGACCAGATCCAGAATGCTGTAACATCATTCCTTTGCCTATCTCAGTCAAGCACATCTGAGAACACCCCTGCTCGCTTCGCACTGCACACAGTTTCTTCCCTCTACAAAAGCTTGAGGAAGAGAATTACTAGTCAGATTCTTACGATCGATCAACATCCAAGCATAGCATGGGCAAACGAGAACGAGGGAAGCTATGAGTCATCGCTGATCCAAAAGCAGTGGGCTCTGAGGCAGCTGAAGAAGAGTGGCCAACAATCTTGGAGACCCCAGAGGGGCTTGCCCGAAAAGTCGGTATCGGTCCTCCGAGCATGGTTGTTTGAGAATTTTCTGCATCC GTATCCTAAAGACAACGAGAAGCATTCGCTCGCGATCAAAAGCGGTTTGACAAAGGGCCAG GTGTCCAATTGGTTTATAAATGCTCGAGTTCGCATTTGGAAACCAATGATAGAGGAGATGTGTGCAGAACTCAACAAGAAGAGAGCAGATGGAGGGGCAGGTGAGAGTAGGAGCCATGGAAATGTTGGTGTGCAGAGGCTTGGCTCAGTATCAGTTGAATGA
- the LOC135584389 gene encoding homeobox protein ATH1-like isoform X2 → MESDIFNGSLSVFNHNLMILDSASSYVLSDSLVQSSLPHHNSHRQILQEVTDDIHLIRNDSMECSDVPSSRYINQTGNASCSIASLFSSTTCLPENIIRVDATSNLGFPPEELRVPISNNLPHSASPHCDFGSSGPGWNFHNSAPDGELCLRIGQSSVPDMGNVADQCSERIKSADNSNLPTDFGACNHAFRKSLHDFGSGMAREEATTHTEKFYSDVGSSGPVHFSLVLLRSKYLNAIQEVLGEAVSYALENASAAKMSFSSSCSSVREIPIPVSEELPLSFGQTEPLGSMDSGYSQEAKAQLLTLLQLVDHSYNHCLDQIQNAVTSFLCLSQSSTSENTPARFALHTVSSLYKSLRKRITSQILTIDQHPSIAWANENEGSYESSLIQKQWALRQLKKSGQQSWRPQRGLPEKSVSVLRAWLFENFLHPYPKDNEKHSLAIKSGLTKGQVSNWFINARVRIWKPMIEEMCAELNKKRADGGAGESRSHGNVGVQRLGSVSVE, encoded by the exons ATGGAGAGTGATATCTTCAATGGCTCACTATCTGTCTTTAATCATAACCTTATGATTCTTGATTCAGCATCATCATATGTGCTTTCAGATTCTCTTGTGCAATCGAGCTTACCACATCACAACAGCCATAGGCAAATATTGCAAGAAGTTACGGATGACATACACTTGATAAGAAATGATTCCATGGAATGCAGTGATGTTCCATCTTCTAGATATATCAATCAAACTGGAAATGCCTCATGTTCCATTGCTAGCCTTTTCTCTTCCACCACTTGTTTGCCTGAAAATATCATCAGGGTTGATGCAACCTCCAATTTAGGATTTCCACCAGAAGAATTGAGAGTTCCTATCTCCAACAATTTGCCACATTCAGCCTCACCACATTGTGATTTCG GCAGCTCAGGTCCTGGTTGGAATTTCCATAACTCTGCTCCAGATGGTGAACTGTGTCTGAGAATTGGCCAGTCTTCAGTTCCAGACATGGGCAATGTTGCTGATCAATGCTCTGAACGAATTAAGTCAGCAGACAATTCAAACCTACCTACTGATTTTGGAGCCTGCAATCATGCTTTTCGGAAGTCCCTGCATGATTTTGGCTCAGGAATGGCACGAGAGGAGGCTACTACTCACACCGAGAAGTTTTATTCAGACGTTGGTTCTTCTGGTCCAGTTCATTTCTCCCTTGTATTGTTACGATCAAAATATCTCAATGCGATCCAAGAAGTTCTTGGTGAAGCTGTCTCTTATGCGCTAGAAAATGCTAGTGCGGCAAAGATGTCCTTTTCTTCAAGCTGCTCCAGTGTAAGGGAAATTCCAATACCTGTTTCAGAAGAACTTCCTCTTTCATTCGGACAAACTGAACCCCTCGGAAGTATGGATAGTGGATATTCTCAGGAAGCTAAAGCTCAGCTACTAACACTGCTTCAGTTG GTTGACCACAGTTACAACCACTGCTTAGACCAGATCCAGAATGCTGTAACATCATTCCTTTGCCTATCTCAGTCAAGCACATCTGAGAACACCCCTGCTCGCTTCGCACTGCACACAGTTTCTTCCCTCTACAAAAGCTTGAGGAAGAGAATTACTAGTCAGATTCTTACGATCGATCAACATCCAAGCATAGCATGGGCAAACGAGAACGAGGGAAGCTATGAGTCATCGCTGATCCAAAAGCAGTGGGCTCTGAGGCAGCTGAAGAAGAGTGGCCAACAATCTTGGAGACCCCAGAGGGGCTTGCCCGAAAAGTCGGTATCGGTCCTCCGAGCATGGTTGTTTGAGAATTTTCTGCATCC GTATCCTAAAGACAACGAGAAGCATTCGCTCGCGATCAAAAGCGGTTTGACAAAGGGCCAG GTGTCCAATTGGTTTATAAATGCTCGAGTTCGCATTTGGAAACCAATGATAGAGGAGATGTGTGCAGAACTCAACAAGAAGAGAGCAGATGGAGGGGCAGGTGAGAGTAGGAGCCATGGAAATGTTGGTGTGCAGAGGCTTGGCTCAGTATCAGTTGAATGA